In Acidiphilium acidophilum, one genomic interval encodes:
- a CDS encoding MarR family winged helix-turn-helix transcriptional regulator — MHEKSAQSGPMAGLLFLREDEVRLAQDMIFFANRDLVESADALLADMGFGRAHHRTLHFIGRNPGLPVGELLSILGIAKQSLARVLGPLIRQGYVQQTPGRTDRRQRLLSLTPAGVELERRLFDLQYERLSMAFREAGGPAVEGFRKVLRGMMKPSARIWLDRAEASRAARK; from the coding sequence ATGCATGAAAAATCCGCTCAATCCGGCCCGATGGCCGGGCTTCTGTTCCTCCGCGAAGACGAAGTCCGCCTCGCGCAGGACATGATCTTCTTCGCCAACCGCGACCTCGTGGAATCGGCCGATGCCTTGCTGGCCGATATGGGGTTCGGCCGCGCGCATCACCGAACGCTGCACTTCATCGGCCGCAATCCCGGCCTGCCGGTCGGTGAATTGCTCAGCATCCTCGGCATCGCCAAACAAAGCCTCGCCCGCGTGCTCGGCCCGCTGATCCGGCAGGGCTACGTCCAGCAAACCCCGGGCCGGACCGACCGGCGGCAGCGCCTGCTCTCGCTCACCCCCGCCGGCGTCGAACTCGAACGCCGCCTGTTCGACCTTCAATACGAGCGCCTGAGCATGGCCTTCCGCGAGGCCGGCGGCCCGGCGGTCGAGGGCTTCCGCAAAGTGCTGCGCGGCATGATGAAACCTTCGGCCCGCATCTGGCTCGACCGCGCCGAGGCCTCCCGCGCCGCCCGAAAATGA
- the lipB gene encoding lipoyl(octanoyl) transferase LipB, giving the protein MDQPVSTTRAIEWVTEPGLLDYDHALAEMQARAAAIRAGTAAERIWLVEHPPIYTAGTSARESDLIAPGATPTHRTGRGGQWTYHGPGQRIAYVMLDLARHHGTVPPRDVRRFVAGLEAWIIAALATFGVQGEIRDGRVGIWVAHPNGGLKGREAKIAAIGVRVSRWVSYHGIALNVAPDLAAYGGIVPCGISEHGVTSLADQGVEVTMAEVDRALRAGFAAIFE; this is encoded by the coding sequence ATGGATCAGCCGGTATCAACAACCCGCGCGATCGAATGGGTGACCGAGCCCGGGCTGCTCGATTACGACCATGCGCTGGCCGAAATGCAGGCCCGCGCCGCCGCGATCCGCGCCGGGACCGCAGCCGAGCGGATCTGGCTGGTCGAACATCCGCCGATCTATACCGCCGGCACCTCTGCCCGCGAGTCCGACCTGATCGCACCGGGTGCGACCCCGACCCACCGCACCGGGCGCGGCGGGCAATGGACCTATCATGGGCCGGGGCAGCGGATCGCCTATGTCATGCTCGATCTGGCGCGCCACCACGGCACGGTCCCGCCGCGCGATGTCCGCCGGTTCGTCGCCGGGCTGGAGGCGTGGATCATCGCGGCGCTCGCGACCTTTGGGGTGCAGGGCGAAATCCGGGACGGCAGGGTCGGCATCTGGGTGGCGCACCCGAATGGCGGCCTAAAGGGGCGTGAGGCGAAGATCGCGGCGATCGGAGTGCGGGTGTCGCGCTGGGTGAGCTATCATGGCATCGCGCTGAATGTGGCGCCCGATCTTGCGGCCTATGGCGGCATCGTGCCGTGCGGGATCAGCGAGCACGGCGTGACCTCGCTCGCGGATCAGGGCGTCGAGGTGACGATGGCCGAGGTCGATCGCGCGTTGCGGGCGGGGTTCGCGGCGATTTTCGAGTGA
- a CDS encoding ATP-binding protein, giving the protein MRLAPRGLEPDRALRKILPRSLFGRTLLIVVVPLILLEGVALQIFYGSHLDTLSRRLAGSVAGEIAFVLDQADEYPDARQQIFANAAYRFEFAFHFHPGRVLKPRRLPHAFGPVDTDLAHALSTGLGRPFALVWHGPPGMVRVDIQVTDGVLTIDVPRKRLYIGALYIFFAWLGGTTLILLTIAILFLRNQVRGIRRLALAAEAFGMGRDTGPIRPEGATEVRRAGTAFNRMQDRVRRFLAQRTAMLAGVSHDLRTPLTRLRLAIAMLPEDAADIDGMTSDIAEMERLISLYLAFARGEGGEQPQPTDLALLIEEVAARTARGGATIALALASMPPVVLRAEAMRRVLTNLLDNAARHAGRIDISAAPEGGSNVRICIDDDGPGIPPERREQMFRPFESGSAAGIGLGLAIARDIIAAHGGDIRLDDSPLGGLRVAMVLPL; this is encoded by the coding sequence ATGCGCCTAGCCCCGCGCGGCCTCGAACCCGACCGTGCCTTGCGCAAGATCCTCCCGCGCAGCCTGTTCGGGCGCACGTTGCTGATCGTCGTGGTGCCGTTGATACTGCTCGAAGGTGTGGCGCTCCAGATTTTCTATGGCAGCCATCTCGATACGCTCTCCCGCCGCCTCGCCGGCAGTGTCGCGGGTGAAATCGCCTTCGTGCTCGATCAGGCGGATGAATACCCCGATGCGCGGCAGCAGATTTTCGCTAATGCCGCCTACCGGTTCGAATTCGCGTTCCATTTCCATCCGGGGCGGGTGCTGAAGCCACGGCGTTTGCCCCATGCGTTCGGGCCGGTCGATACCGATCTTGCCCATGCCCTCTCCACCGGTCTCGGGCGTCCGTTCGCGCTGGTCTGGCACGGGCCGCCCGGCATGGTGCGGGTCGATATCCAGGTGACCGACGGGGTGCTGACCATCGATGTGCCACGCAAGCGGCTTTATATCGGTGCGCTCTATATATTCTTCGCCTGGCTTGGCGGCACCACCTTGATATTGCTCACCATCGCCATCCTGTTCCTGCGCAATCAGGTGCGCGGCATCCGCCGTCTCGCGCTCGCGGCCGAGGCGTTCGGCATGGGGCGCGACACCGGCCCGATCCGCCCCGAAGGCGCAACCGAGGTCCGCCGCGCCGGCACTGCCTTCAACCGCATGCAGGACCGGGTACGCCGCTTCCTCGCGCAGCGGACGGCGATGCTCGCGGGCGTATCGCACGATCTCCGCACGCCGTTGACCCGCCTGCGCCTCGCGATCGCGATGCTGCCCGAGGATGCCGCCGATATCGACGGCATGACCAGCGATATCGCGGAGATGGAACGGCTGATCAGCCTCTATCTCGCCTTTGCGCGGGGTGAGGGGGGTGAGCAGCCGCAGCCGACCGACCTTGCCCTGCTGATCGAGGAAGTCGCCGCCCGCACCGCGCGCGGCGGCGCCACCATCGCGCTCGCTCTGGCCAGCATGCCGCCGGTGGTCCTGCGCGCGGAGGCGATGCGCCGGGTGCTGACCAACCTGCTGGACAACGCCGCCCGCCATGCCGGGCGGATCGATATTTCCGCCGCACCGGAAGGCGGCAGCAATGTGCGGATCTGCATCGACGATGACGGGCCGGGGATTCCGCCCGAGCGGCGCGAGCAGATGTTCCGCCCGTTCGAGAGCGGCAGCGCGGCGGGAATCGGTCTCGGCCTCGCCATTGCGCGGGACATCATCGCGGCCCATGGCGGGGATATCAGGCTCGATGATTCCCCGCTCGGCGGCTTGCGGGTCGCGATGGTGCTGCCGCTATGA
- a CDS encoding GNAT family N-acetyltransferase, with the protein MILRPVAESDAETLIAANCANRSYHAPWVAPPCDRAAFDQWFAGLATGRAISMIGLTAEGQVIGVFNFSEIVQANFRSCYLGYYGMAETAGRGLMSLCLRAGLIHMREAAGLHRVEANIQPANQRSIRLVRRLGFQLEGFSPKYLFIDGDWRDHERWAILLEDVSATI; encoded by the coding sequence ATGATCCTGCGTCCCGTCGCCGAATCCGACGCCGAAACCCTGATCGCCGCCAATTGCGCCAACCGGTCCTACCATGCGCCCTGGGTCGCGCCGCCGTGCGACCGCGCTGCGTTCGATCAGTGGTTCGCCGGTCTCGCCACCGGCCGCGCCATTTCCATGATCGGTCTGACCGCCGAAGGGCAGGTGATCGGCGTGTTCAATTTCAGCGAGATCGTGCAGGCGAATTTCCGCTCCTGCTATCTCGGCTATTACGGCATGGCGGAAACCGCAGGCCGGGGCCTGATGAGCCTGTGCCTGCGCGCCGGGCTGATTCACATGCGCGAGGCGGCGGGGCTGCACCGGGTCGAGGCGAATATCCAGCCGGCCAATCAGCGGTCGATCCGGCTGGTCCGCCGGCTCGGCTTCCAGCTGGAGGGATTTTCCCCGAAATATTTGTTCATCGACGGAGACTGGCGCGATCACGAGCGCTGGGCGATCCTGCTGGAGGACGTCAGCGCCACGATCTGA
- a CDS encoding gamma-glutamyl-gamma-aminobutyrate hydrolase family protein, with protein MTSIIGIPACTKLIANHHQHATPARYGEALIRAADAVPVLIPPEGERMLAVLDRLDGLLFNGSPSNVMPDRYGVTQDETPDAHDPDRDATTLAMIEAAIARGMPVFGICRGLQEINVALGGTLHQQVHNIAGRADHRGGVGTRAEQYAVRHEVHLTGTLAEICGARTIMVNSLHGQAIDRLAPGLVVEATAPDGTIEAVRVVAARNFALAVQWHPEWDVLGAPDRQRLFAAFGAACAAYRNRTAQAA; from the coding sequence ATGACCAGCATCATCGGCATCCCCGCCTGCACCAAACTCATCGCCAACCATCATCAGCACGCGACCCCGGCGCGTTACGGCGAGGCGCTGATCCGCGCCGCCGATGCGGTGCCGGTGCTGATCCCGCCCGAGGGCGAGCGGATGCTCGCGGTGCTCGACCGGCTGGACGGGCTTCTGTTCAACGGCAGCCCGAGCAATGTCATGCCGGATCGGTACGGGGTGACCCAGGATGAAACCCCCGACGCGCACGACCCCGACCGCGATGCGACGACGCTCGCGATGATCGAGGCGGCGATTGCGCGCGGCATGCCGGTGTTCGGGATCTGCCGGGGGTTGCAGGAAATCAATGTCGCCCTCGGCGGCACGCTGCATCAGCAGGTCCATAATATTGCGGGGCGGGCGGATCATCGCGGCGGCGTGGGAACGCGGGCGGAGCAGTACGCCGTGCGCCATGAGGTTCACCTGACCGGGACGCTCGCGGAGATATGCGGTGCCCGTACCATCATGGTGAACTCGCTGCATGGTCAGGCGATCGACCGTCTGGCACCGGGGCTGGTGGTCGAGGCGACTGCGCCGGATGGCACGATCGAGGCGGTGCGGGTGGTCGCGGCACGTAATTTCGCGCTCGCGGTGCAATGGCATCCGGAATGGGACGTGCTGGGCGCGCCGGACCGCCAGCGCCTGTTCGCCGCCTTCGGCGCGGCCTGTGCCGCCTACCGGAACCGCACCGCGCAGGCGGCCTGA
- a CDS encoding branched-chain amino acid aminotransferase: MSLIPFDDRDGMIWWDGALRPWREANLHVLSHGLHYASAVFEGERSYNGNIFKLRDHTERLIASGRILGFEIPYSAEQIDAACKEVLAANNLTDGYIRPLAWRGAEQLSVSAQATRIHLAIAAWPWPNLFGADRMKGITLGMAQWRRPDPRTAPTASKAAGLYMIGTLSKHAAEAEGFNDALMLTCDGHVAEATGANIFFAIDGALHTPIPESFLDGITRRTVMALARSRQITVHERRIDPAEMATASEVFLAGTAAEVTPVRQIGDLTFTPGAMTRMLIDDYDALVRMSPAEVAKRAA, translated from the coding sequence ATGAGCCTGATACCCTTCGACGATCGCGACGGCATGATCTGGTGGGATGGCGCGCTGCGCCCGTGGCGCGAGGCCAATCTGCACGTTCTGTCGCACGGGCTGCATTATGCGTCCGCCGTGTTCGAGGGTGAGCGGTCGTATAATGGCAACATCTTCAAGCTGCGCGACCATACCGAACGGCTGATCGCCTCCGGGCGCATTCTCGGGTTCGAGATCCCCTATAGCGCCGAGCAGATCGATGCCGCCTGCAAGGAGGTGCTGGCCGCGAACAATCTGACCGACGGATATATCCGCCCGCTCGCATGGCGCGGGGCCGAGCAATTATCGGTCTCGGCGCAGGCGACCCGGATTCATCTTGCGATCGCGGCATGGCCTTGGCCCAATCTGTTCGGCGCGGACCGGATGAAGGGGATCACCCTCGGCATGGCGCAATGGCGCCGGCCCGACCCGCGCACCGCGCCCACCGCCTCGAAAGCAGCGGGGCTTTACATGATCGGCACGCTGTCGAAACACGCCGCCGAGGCCGAAGGCTTCAACGATGCGCTGATGCTGACCTGCGACGGGCATGTCGCCGAGGCGACCGGGGCGAACATATTTTTCGCGATCGACGGCGCGCTGCACACCCCGATCCCTGAGAGTTTTCTCGACGGCATCACCCGCCGCACGGTGATGGCGCTGGCCCGGTCCCGCCAGATCACCGTTCATGAACGCCGGATCGACCCCGCCGAAATGGCGACTGCGAGCGAGGTGTTCCTTGCCGGAACCGCCGCCGAGGTGACGCCGGTGCGACAGATCGGCGACCTCACCTTCACGCCGGGGGCGATGACACGGATGCTGATCGACGATTACGACGCTCTGGTGCGGATGTCGCCCGCCGAGGTCGCGAAACGGGCGGCCTGA
- a CDS encoding NADP-dependent malic enzyme — protein MDETLRKAALDYHRHPRPGKLTITPTKRMETSRDLSLAYSPGVAAACLAIKDDPDTAYDYTIKGNLVAVITNGTAVLGLGNIGALASKPVMEGKAVLFKKFAGIDTFDIEVNEPDPDRFIEVVAALEPSFGGINLEDIKAPECFRIEQTLRARMNIPVFHDDQHGTAIIVGAAVLNALKVQGKSIETVKIVTSGAGAAALSCVNILIALGAARDNITMTDIEGVIYKGRPNLDATLEPVARETGARHLSEVLDGADVFLGLSAPGVLKAEWLDKFAPNPLILALANPEPEIRPDLVAEHRPDAIICTGRSDFPNQVNNVLCFPFIFRGALDVGATAITEGMKLAAVQAIAELTRIEASDTVAAAYGGNAPVFGRDYIIPKPFDTRLILHIAPAVARAAMAEGVARRPIADFDVYVRELERFVFRSGLLLRPVIEVARSAHTRIVYGEGEDERVLRAAQSVVDDHLGTPLLLGDTDTIIKRIGSLGLRMKPEQDVRIIDLRRDTALSSRLLTDYQRLVGRRGVPPDAAARQLSRRPTVSAAMLLSVGEADAAICGGLGDWSRQFRYALPIIPRRRGINRVSAVTALILQSGNLFFCDTHVNENPSAEEIAEMTHLASAMVARFGIAPKVALLSHSNFGAAQSESARKMRKALAIIRAEDPELEVDGEMHADDALVEPIRNRSICDSRLTGSANLLVMPNIDAANISFNLLKAAGEGVTVGPLLLGLAMPLHIAVPSVTARGLVNMSAVAAMEAALAAHA, from the coding sequence ATGGACGAAACGCTCCGCAAGGCCGCACTCGATTATCACCGCCACCCTCGGCCGGGCAAACTCACCATCACGCCGACCAAGCGGATGGAAACCTCGCGTGATCTTTCGCTGGCCTATTCTCCCGGCGTCGCCGCCGCCTGCCTCGCGATCAAGGACGATCCGGACACCGCCTACGATTACACCATCAAGGGCAATCTGGTCGCGGTGATCACCAACGGCACGGCAGTGCTCGGCCTCGGCAATATCGGCGCGCTCGCCTCCAAGCCGGTGATGGAGGGCAAGGCGGTCCTGTTCAAGAAATTCGCCGGAATCGACACGTTCGATATCGAGGTCAACGAACCCGATCCCGACAGGTTCATCGAGGTGGTCGCCGCCCTCGAACCCAGTTTCGGCGGCATCAACCTCGAAGACATCAAGGCCCCGGAGTGCTTCCGGATTGAACAGACGCTGCGCGCCCGGATGAACATCCCGGTCTTTCACGACGATCAGCACGGCACCGCGATCATCGTGGGTGCGGCGGTGCTGAACGCGCTGAAAGTGCAGGGCAAGTCGATCGAGACGGTGAAAATCGTCACCTCCGGGGCGGGAGCGGCGGCACTGTCATGTGTGAACATCCTGATCGCGCTGGGTGCCGCGCGCGACAACATCACCATGACCGATATCGAAGGTGTCATCTACAAGGGCCGGCCAAACCTCGATGCGACACTGGAGCCGGTGGCGCGCGAAACCGGCGCACGGCACCTCTCCGAAGTGCTCGACGGCGCGGATGTCTTTCTCGGCCTCTCCGCACCCGGCGTGCTGAAAGCGGAATGGCTCGATAAATTCGCCCCCAATCCGCTGATCCTCGCCCTCGCCAACCCCGAGCCCGAAATCCGCCCCGATCTGGTCGCGGAACACCGCCCGGATGCGATCATCTGCACCGGGCGCAGCGATTTTCCCAATCAGGTCAACAATGTCCTGTGCTTCCCCTTCATTTTTCGCGGCGCTCTCGATGTCGGTGCCACCGCGATCACCGAAGGCATGAAACTCGCGGCGGTCCAGGCGATCGCCGAACTCACCCGCATCGAAGCGTCGGACACCGTGGCGGCGGCCTATGGCGGCAACGCCCCGGTCTTCGGGCGCGATTACATCATCCCCAAACCGTTCGACACCCGCCTGATCCTCCACATCGCCCCCGCCGTGGCCCGCGCCGCCATGGCCGAAGGCGTCGCCCGCCGGCCGATCGCGGATTTCGATGTCTACGTGCGCGAGCTGGAGCGGTTCGTGTTCCGCTCCGGCCTGCTGCTCCGCCCGGTCATCGAGGTTGCGCGTTCGGCCCATACCCGCATCGTCTACGGCGAAGGCGAGGACGAACGTGTCCTCCGCGCCGCCCAGAGCGTGGTCGACGATCATCTCGGCACGCCGCTGCTGCTCGGGGATACCGATACCATCATCAAGCGCATCGGCTCCCTCGGCCTGCGGATGAAACCCGAACAGGATGTCCGCATCATCGACCTCCGTCGCGACACCGCCCTGTCATCGCGCCTGCTGACCGATTACCAGCGTCTGGTTGGGCGGCGCGGCGTCCCGCCCGATGCCGCCGCCCGTCAGCTCTCCCGCCGCCCCACCGTGAGCGCGGCGATGCTGCTCTCGGTGGGAGAAGCCGATGCCGCGATCTGCGGCGGCCTCGGTGACTGGTCGCGCCAGTTCCGCTACGCCCTGCCGATCATCCCGCGCCGGCGGGGGATCAACCGGGTCTCGGCGGTCACCGCGCTCATCCTCCAATCGGGCAATCTGTTCTTCTGCGACACCCATGTGAACGAGAACCCGAGCGCCGAAGAAATCGCGGAAATGACCCATCTGGCCAGCGCCATGGTCGCCCGCTTCGGCATCGCCCCGAAAGTCGCCCTGCTCTCCCATTCCAATTTCGGTGCCGCCCAGTCGGAGTCCGCCCGCAAGATGCGCAAGGCGCTCGCGATCATCCGGGCCGAAGACCCCGAGCTCGAAGTCGATGGCGAAATGCACGCCGACGATGCGCTGGTCGAGCCGATCCGCAACCGTTCGATCTGCGATTCGCGCCTCACTGGTTCGGCCAACCTGCTGGTGATGCCGAATATCGACGCCGCCAATATCAGTTTCAACCTGCTGAAAGCGGCGGGCGAGGGGGTCACCGTGGGACCGCTCCTGCTCGGGCTGGCCATGCCGCTGCACATCGCGGTGCCGAGCGTCACCGCGCGCGGCCTCGTCAATATGAGCGCGGTCGCGGCGATGGAAGCGGCCCTTGCAGCGCACGCCTAG
- a CDS encoding response regulator has product MTGAAAHILLVDDDARLRTLMSRYLIENGFRVTTAESAAAARETLRVVDPDMLVLDVMMPDESGLAFTEHLRADRAPSLPILLLTARGAPEDRIAGFEAGADDYLGKPFDPRELLLRIRAMLRRTATPAVSSGGPVQLGTASFDAARGELLTERGPIRLTGGETALLGVLATRANEVLSREALAQILGMDEAGERAIDVQVTRLRRKIEADPREPRYLQTVRGRGYILKPGP; this is encoded by the coding sequence ATGACCGGTGCCGCCGCCCATATCCTGCTCGTCGACGACGATGCCCGCCTGCGCACCCTGATGTCGCGCTACCTGATCGAAAACGGGTTTCGCGTCACCACCGCCGAAAGCGCCGCCGCCGCGCGCGAAACCCTCCGCGTCGTCGATCCCGACATGCTGGTGCTCGACGTCATGATGCCCGATGAATCCGGCCTCGCCTTCACCGAACACCTCCGCGCCGATCGCGCCCCCTCGCTGCCGATTCTGCTGCTCACCGCCCGCGGTGCGCCGGAAGACCGCATCGCCGGGTTCGAAGCCGGGGCCGATGATTATCTCGGCAAGCCGTTCGACCCGCGCGAACTCCTCCTTCGCATCCGCGCCATGCTCCGCCGCACCGCAACCCCGGCGGTGAGCAGCGGCGGCCCGGTGCAACTCGGAACCGCGAGTTTCGATGCCGCACGCGGCGAACTGCTCACCGAACGCGGCCCGATCCGCCTGACCGGCGGCGAAACCGCCCTGCTCGGCGTGCTCGCAACCCGCGCCAACGAAGTGCTCTCCCGCGAAGCCCTGGCACAGATCCTCGGCATGGACGAAGCCGGCGAACGCGCGATCGACGTTCAGGTCACCCGCTTGCGCCGCAAAATCGAAGCCGACCCGCGCGAACCGCGCTACCTGCAAACCGTGCGCGGCCGGGGATATATTCTCAAGCCGGGGCCATGA
- a CDS encoding YidH family protein, protein MTIPHFSDHAANERTFLAWVRTAIAVMAFGFLVERFDIFLKIASKSLGKHITVSGQVTGSLVGLALIIAGAAMVLTAMIRFTRIRSAIADETTHEAEGDKLDLVLAGFIVVLGIGLAIYLAITMLHGAKSG, encoded by the coding sequence GTGACGATCCCGCATTTTTCGGATCACGCGGCCAACGAGCGGACCTTTCTCGCCTGGGTCCGCACCGCGATCGCGGTGATGGCGTTCGGGTTTCTGGTCGAGCGGTTCGATATCTTTCTCAAGATCGCGAGCAAGTCGCTCGGCAAGCATATCACCGTGTCCGGGCAGGTCACCGGCAGCCTGGTCGGGCTGGCGCTGATCATCGCCGGGGCGGCGATGGTGCTGACCGCGATGATCCGGTTCACCCGTATCCGCAGCGCGATTGCCGATGAGACCACCCATGAGGCGGAGGGTGACAAGCTCGACCTCGTGCTGGCCGGATTCATTGTGGTGCTGGGGATCGGGCTTGCGATCTATCTCGCGATCACGATGCTGCACGGGGCGAAATCGGGCTGA
- a CDS encoding J domain-containing protein, translating into MTSDLDRLIIAGVLALAALAVLFWPQADGRRDWHHGLRHPALWVLLSLAVSFAATAILRHGVVVLGILPFIGALWPGSTAPAKSEPPPQPRAAAPPKVMSRSEALEVFGLTPSTTREEVLEAYRHMLWFANPEHGGSDWLIDKLNEARDVLLKH; encoded by the coding sequence GTGACTTCTGACCTCGACCGGCTGATCATCGCCGGTGTGCTGGCGCTTGCCGCGCTCGCCGTCCTGTTCTGGCCCCAGGCCGATGGCCGGCGGGACTGGCATCACGGGTTGCGCCACCCCGCTCTGTGGGTGCTGCTCTCGCTGGCAGTTAGTTTCGCCGCCACCGCCATCCTCCGCCACGGTGTGGTGGTGCTCGGCATCCTGCCGTTCATCGGCGCGCTATGGCCGGGCAGCACGGCGCCCGCGAAATCGGAACCGCCGCCCCAACCCCGTGCCGCCGCACCGCCCAAAGTCATGTCGCGCTCCGAGGCGCTGGAGGTGTTCGGCCTGACCCCGAGCACCACGCGCGAGGAAGTGCTGGAAGCCTACCGTCACATGCTATGGTTCGCCAATCCCGAACATGGCGGGTCGGACTGGCTGATCGACAAGCTGAACGAGGCGCGCGACGTTCTGCTGAAGCACTGA
- a CDS encoding multidrug effflux MFS transporter translates to MPSSSQTLSTAAVAPAVGRLPLLLGFLIAIGPVSVDMYLPAFPTIARDFHDAAAPGLTLAAYFAGLAIGQMTQGPFSDRTGRRWPILIGLSIYTLASLGCAAAWSTDSLSAFRLLAAFGGSASVVVPRAMVRDVADGPAAAMLFSRLMLVMGVAPIIAPILGSAVVSVGSWRWIFVIAAVYGVAALALVWFKLPDTLPPARRSMVGFRSIVARYGQISAERHFLANALTGTFAIGALFAYLTGTPGVFIGEFHWKPLEYAALFGLNATVYIGFNQWNPHLVARVGLRPVISASVLLLLAGTVGLTVAALLGTGAAAIVASLLVCQASYGFALPSTMVASLSRHQAHAGSASALMGTWQYLGGAIAGAIVGGFADGTARPMAITMLGCAALAVLASLFRPRATLARD, encoded by the coding sequence ATGCCGAGTTCCTCGCAAACCCTGTCAACCGCTGCCGTCGCGCCAGCCGTCGGGCGGTTGCCGCTGCTGCTCGGCTTCCTGATCGCGATCGGGCCGGTCTCGGTCGATATGTATCTGCCGGCGTTTCCGACGATTGCGCGGGATTTTCATGACGCCGCCGCCCCCGGGCTGACGCTGGCGGCCTATTTCGCCGGGCTGGCGATCGGGCAGATGACCCAGGGCCCGTTTTCCGACCGGACCGGACGGCGCTGGCCGATCCTGATCGGGCTCAGCATCTACACCCTCGCCTCGCTCGGCTGCGCGGCGGCGTGGAGCACCGATTCGCTTTCGGCGTTCCGGCTGCTCGCCGCGTTCGGAGGCTCCGCCTCGGTGGTGGTGCCGCGCGCGATGGTGCGCGACGTGGCGGACGGGCCGGCGGCGGCGATGCTGTTCTCGCGGCTGATGCTGGTGATGGGAGTGGCACCGATCATCGCGCCGATCCTTGGCAGTGCGGTGGTTTCGGTCGGCTCGTGGCGCTGGATTTTCGTGATCGCCGCCGTCTATGGCGTGGCGGCGCTGGCCCTCGTGTGGTTCAAACTGCCCGATACTCTGCCGCCCGCACGGCGCAGCATGGTCGGGTTCCGCTCGATCGTGGCGCGGTATGGCCAGATCAGCGCGGAGCGGCATTTTCTGGCGAATGCCCTCACCGGCACCTTCGCGATCGGCGCGCTGTTCGCCTACCTGACCGGCACGCCGGGCGTGTTCATCGGCGAGTTTCACTGGAAGCCGCTGGAATATGCCGCTTTGTTCGGGCTCAATGCGACGGTGTATATCGGGTTCAACCAGTGGAATCCGCATCTGGTCGCGCGGGTCGGGCTGCGGCCGGTGATTTCGGCCTCGGTGCTGCTGCTGCTGGCGGGCACGGTCGGGCTCACCGTGGCGGCATTGCTCGGCACCGGAGCGGCCGCGATCGTCGCCTCATTGCTGGTGTGCCAGGCGAGCTATGGGTTCGCCCTGCCGAGCACGATGGTCGCATCGCTCTCACGCCATCAGGCCCATGCCGGCTCGGCCTCCGCGCTGATGGGGACGTGGCAGTATCTCGGCGGCGCGATTGCCGGGGCGATCGTCGGCGGCTTTGCCGACGGGACGGCGCGACCGATGGCGATCACCATGCTGGGATGCGCGGCCCTTGCGGTGCTGGCAAGCCTGTTCCGGCCACGCGCCACCCTCGCGCGGGATTGA